The Candidatus Nanogingivalaceae bacterium DNA segment TTTTTGAATAATTTGAAAATACTTTTTGGTATTTTTCTAAGATTTCTACTTTTAAAGCTTCTTGAAAATTTTCGAAAACCAACTTATCGGTATTTTTAAATTCTTTTTTTGAATTCAACTCAACATCTTTTTTATTCACCGAAACAAAACCGTCTTCGGTAAATATCACCGACGTTTCATTCTTCTTCCAAAAATCATCATTATTAAGCTTATTTTTTAAAGCCGAAATTGCTTCTACATTCAAAACATCACTCTGTAAAAAACCCAATTCCTGTTCTAAATCACGCGATTTTTTATACAAGTTTGCCATAATCTGCGCTGAAACGCTTTTTGTTTGTGGCTTTTTAGACTCTAAACTAGTTATTTCATAATTAAACCTTCGCGCATAAGCACCTTTTAAACCTAAAAGCTCTGAAAGTTTATAAGTTTTCATTATCAAATCTCCTCCATCGGCATATCGTGAAGATTTGAATCTTTATATAAAATTCCTTTTTTAGCACCCAGATATTGAATCACAGAAGTTGAATTTGCGCTTGCGAATAAAATACTCTGCTTAATATCTGCGCCCTGAGCCCATTGACTAACAAACCCAGAACCAAAAGCATCACCCGCACCCGTTCTATCAACCGAAGGAATATCTTCATACATTCCGGCATGAATAATTTTGCCCCCGGCTTTGACCCAAACACCGTTTGGACCATCTGTTAAAATCATCACCGGCACAAATTCTGCACCACTGCGAACAATTTCTTCAGCAGACACGCCCTCAAAAATTAAACTAGCTTCTTCTTTATTTAAAATTAAAATTTCAACATCTTTTAATAAAGTTCGAACTTTTCCTGGATTCTCGAGTTCATTTTTACCAGGATTCCAGGCAATTTTTGCGCCTTTTTTTACCGATTCTTGAATGATTTTCGAAATAACATCGAATCTTCCAGCTAAGTTAGAAAGGTAAACCCAATCAAACTCACCATATTTTAATTCAAAATTATCAACATAAATATGTTCTGACGCACCACGATAAGTTAAAATTGTACGCTCACCATTTGGTGCTAAAATAATTGCTGAATAATCTGTATTATATCTATCTGAAAACTCCACCCGAGATGTATCGACAGACTCTTCGTCAAGCATTTTTAATACCTGCTCTCCCGATGAATCCGACCCAACTACACCCATAAAACTAGATTCTAAACCTTGTCGAGCAAAAGTGGTTGCAGCATTCGTAGCGCCACCACCACTTGAAATTTCAATATTTTCAACTGTTATTTTAGAGCCCAAATCAAGCTCAACGATATCTTGATTCTTTGCCATTGAGATCAATTTAAAGTCTGGTGAATTGATCAAAAAAACATCTTGAGTGGCAGCCCCAACTGAAAGTATCTTAGGCGATGACACTTTTAAATTGCTCCTTTACGGTTAATTTCAGTCTCCATCTGATGATAAGCCTGCTCTGGATCTTGTGCTTGCATAATTGCCGCACCAACATTCACAACATCAACTCCAGACTGAGTTAAGTTAAAAACGTTCGAAAGGTTAGCGCCACCGTCCCAACCTATTTCAACGTTGCTATTAATGGCCTTTATTAATCGAATCTTCTCTAGTTGCATCATATTTGCGATACCACCCATTTCGCCCAAGTTGCCACTAAAAATTAAAATGTGCTCTGCAGCCTTAATTGCTGGCGCAACTGTCTCTGGGACAGTTGAACGAAGCAAAGCCAAACCTGGCTTAATCATAGTTTCATTTTTAAGTCGCTCAAAAATAGGCACAAGATCTTCTTCAACCTCAGAATGAAAAACCACCATATTAGGGTTAAGTTGAATAATCGCATCAATGTGCTCACTAGGACGAGCAACCATCATATGAATATCAACCTTCCATTCTTGAGGCCACCAAATTTGAGTTTCAGGCAAGGTTAAATTAGGCGCAAATTCGCCATCTGTAACATCAATATGAACCCTTTCAGCAAAAGGAAAGATTTTCTCAACCTGCTCTTTATATTCTTCTGGATTGGTTGCTAAAATTGCTGGTGTAATTATCGACATTTAAACCTCATCTATCTGATTATTTCTTCGTATAAAACGCGGCGCAGCCGCAAAAGGAGTTTTAAGCCAAACGTCTACGGTCTCCTTCCACATGTTTTCCATATCATCTTTATCAAAGACTCGCGCTGGCAAACAGAGAACATTACTATCATTGTCGTTACGAGTCCATTTTGCTTCTTCAGGCTCCCATACAACAGACGCACGAATACCTTTATAACGGTTCGCGGCCATTCCCATTCCTTGTGCACCGCCACAAATTAGAATAGCACGAGAATCGCTCTCATCACTGGCGCGAATTTTCGAAACCGCCATGTGCGCAAATTCTGGAAAATCATCATTTGGATTATATTCAAAACCACCAATATCTTCTATATTGTAGCCATTATTTTTTAAATATTTAAAAACTTTTTCTTTAAGGTAATAACCTCTGTGGTCTGCACCAATAAAAATCTTCATCAAAAAACCTTTAAATATTCACCGCTACATCAGCAACAATTTCGACCAAGCGGTTAGAGTATCCCCATTCATTATCATACCAAGCTACGACCTTAATAAGATTTCCGTCAACAACGTTTGTCAATGATAAGTCAACAATAGAGCTATGAGAATTTCCCTTGAAATCCATCGAGACCAAAGGTTCATCTGTAACCGCTAGAATTCCCTGATAAAATGGATCTGCGGCAGCACGCTTAAATACTTCGTTAATCTCTTCTTTTGTTGTGTTTCGTTTCAAAACAGCAGTAATATCGCTCAACGAAACAACCGCCGTTGGAACTCGAACTGATAAACCATCAAACTTTCCTTCAAGAGATGGAATAACTTTTGCGGTCGCAATTGCTGCGCCGGTTGTAGTTGGAACTATATTTTCAGCTGCAGAGCGAGCCTCACGTAAGTCTTTTGCTGGAGCATCTAGAATCCTCTGGCTTGCGGTATAAGAGTGGACTGTCGTCATCAAAGACTTTTCGATACCAAATTCGCGTTCAAGAACTGCCATCACTGGAGCAATACAGTTTGTCGTACAACTAGCGTTAGAAATAATATCATCTTCGCGCGTAAGTTCGCGCTCATTCACACCAAGCACAATGAATTTAGCTCCATCACCTTTCGCAGGAGCTGAAATCACAACCTTTTTTGCACCAGCGTTAATATGTGCACGAGCTTTTTCTGGTTGTACAAACAATCCTGTTGCTTCGATTACAACATCAATACCAAATTCTCCCCAAGGCAAAAGCGCTGGATCACGCTCTGCTAATACGCGAATTTGTTTTCCGGCAACAAAAATTGAGTTTTCATCATAAGACACATCATAGTGATAAGTTCCATAAGTTGAATCGTGCTTTAAAAGATGCGCTAAAGTTTTCGTATCTGTCAAGTCATTAATCGCTACAACTTCAATATCATCTCTTTCAAAAGCTAATTTAAAGGCATTGCGACCAATTCGCCCAAATCCATTAATTGCAATTTTTTTAGACATTTCGTCTCCTTTTTATTAAATTTCCTAGTTCTATTTTAACATAAACGCTTTAAAAAATCTAGAAAAAGCACCAAATTAAAACTCCACTGCTAAAGGTAGGGTTTCGACTTTTCTAGCAATATACTAATTACTTATTTTTTCACCAGCTCTTATCACTTTAATCACCTTAGTATTCTTGATTAGCCCTAAATTACCCCTTTGATGAAGTTACAAACAAAGATTGATTCATGCGTATGAAGTTTTTACTATAAAAGATTGATAGCATCATCTTTAATTTCGTCAAAAATCTGGTCGTAATATTCGTAAAATTCTTTAAGATTCCCCTCATTACCTTCAACCGCACGCAATGCAAGGGTTAAAAGGGTATCTAATAGATCCCTATTCTCAGAATTTTCATATTCCGTAGAGCCCAGAAGTGTTACAACCGCTTTCGGGTTCCTTGAGATTTTGTCCTTAATTTTCATATTTCACTCTTTCAATCTTGCCCTGCGACAAATCACGCCATTTTCCATTTTCAAAAACCCTAAAATGCGATTTTTTGAAAGGAACCTCTTGCGATTTTAGCCAATCTAAAACTTTTCGAAAATTCTCCACACGAAAAACAAAACCGTCGTAGCCAAAATCAAAATTCTTAAAACTCATTTTTTGCGGGTTTTCTTCGTTTAACATTTTAACAAAATCTTGAATCGCAAATTCAGGATAATTCAAAGCTTCGCCCAACAAAATTGATTTTTCTCTTTCATTACCGTACCAGGAAAGACTTTCAGCCTCAAGATATTTTTCCAAATTCTCAATTTTGCGAAAAAGAAAAATTTGCGTTTTCGAATGTGTGCGGCTTTTATTCCAGAACGAGTGAAAGTGAATATTCTTTCGAAAAACAGCCCGAATAATTGAAAATTTTATTCTTCCCCAAAAGCTATTCTCAAAAACCAAAATCATACTTTTACGCCGCTTCAGCGCGAATGCCAAAATCATTTTTCGATGAATTTTCGAAAGTTTCATATTCTCCTTTTACATTTAAAATTAAAGTTGGAAAAATCAAAGAAGTCGACATATTTTTCAAATTTTATTTCTCGCCCGATTTTCTGGCTCGAATCGCTTCAGCATTTTTAATCGGCTCCAAATCGCCTCTTTGGCGAAGCTGTGAACGAAGCTTGATTCGTGCGTGTGAAGTTTTTACTAAATCAAGCCAATCGATCTTTGGCTCAGAACTCTTGCGCGTTAAAACTTCAACCACATCACCCTTTTCAAGCGGTTTATCGAACGCATGGATTTTCTCATTCACGCGAAAAGCATAAGCATATTTACCAATATCGCTGTGGACCATATAAGCAAAATCAAGTGGCAAAGCACCTTCGGGTAGATTGTAAATATCGCCTTTTGGAGAATACACAAAAATCCGATCACCGAAAATATCAATTTGAAGCTGTTCGGGGTTAATCTCTTCACCATCTCTTAACCGTTGCGCAACATCCTGGAGCTGCACAATCCATTGCAATTCATTCGATAGACCCCCATTACCTTTAACCTCACTTCGTCGCTTCGAAGTTGCTCCCGAAATATAGTCTTTGCTCGATTTTTGCTCGTGATAATGAAAACTCGCCGCCAAACCACGCTCGGCAAACTCATGCATATCACGCGTTCGAATTTGAAACTCTGCAATTAATTTCGAAGGTGTGATCACAGTCGTATGCAGCGATTGATAGCCGTTTGGTTTTGGCATTGAAATATAATCTTTGATTCGTTCAATCATTGGCTTATAAATTGAATGCAATACCCCCAAAACACGGTAGCAGTCATCTTTCGAATTCACAATAATTCTCAAAGCCATTAAATCGTATACCCGATCAATATCGCCCCTGGTTTTTTTAAGTTTTTTATAAAGAGAATAGACACTCTTAACTCGCCCTGAAATCTCAAACTCTACACCCGCTTTTTTTAGCTCTTTTTCAACCTCTTCACGTACTTTTCCTAATTTTCGAGTACTTTTACCGAGTCGTTTTCGAATTTCATTTTCAAGTCGCTTATATTCTTTCGGATTCAAGTAAAGAAAAGCTTGCTCTTCCATTTGCATTCGTACGCGTCCCATTCCTAAACGGTCAGCAATTCGTGCAAAAACATCCAAAGTTTCTTGGGCGATTTTCTTTTGTTTTTCTGGAGACATATATTGTAAAGTCTGAACATTATGCAATCTATCCGCCAACTTAATAATCACCACGCGAACATCT contains these protein-coding regions:
- a CDS encoding carbohydrate kinase family protein, which codes for MAKNQDIVELDLGSKITVENIEISSGGGATNAATTFARQGLESSFMGVVGSDSSGEQVLKMLDEESVDTSRVEFSDRYNTDYSAIILAPNGERTILTYRGASEHIYVDNFELKYGEFDWVYLSNLAGRFDVISKIIQESVKKGAKIAWNPGKNELENPGKVRTLLKDVEILILNKEEASLIFEGVSAEEIVRSGAEFVPVMILTDGPNGVWVKAGGKIIHAGMYEDIPSVDRTGAGDAFGSGFVSQWAQGADIKQSILFASANSTSVIQYLGAKKGILYKDSNLHDMPMEEI
- a CDS encoding RpiB/LacA/LacB family sugar-phosphate isomerase yields the protein MKIFIGADHRGYYLKEKVFKYLKNNGYNIEDIGGFEYNPNDDFPEFAHMAVSKIRASDESDSRAILICGGAQGMGMAANRYKGIRASVVWEPEEAKWTRNDNDSNVLCLPARVFDKDDMENMWKETVDVWLKTPFAAAPRFIRRNNQIDEV
- the gap gene encoding type I glyceraldehyde-3-phosphate dehydrogenase yields the protein MSKKIAINGFGRIGRNAFKLAFERDDIEVVAINDLTDTKTLAHLLKHDSTYGTYHYDVSYDENSIFVAGKQIRVLAERDPALLPWGEFGIDVVIEATGLFVQPEKARAHINAGAKKVVISAPAKGDGAKFIVLGVNERELTREDDIISNASCTTNCIAPVMAVLEREFGIEKSLMTTVHSYTASQRILDAPAKDLREARSAAENIVPTTTGAAIATAKVIPSLEGKFDGLSVRVPTAVVSLSDITAVLKRNTTKEEINEVFKRAAADPFYQGILAVTDEPLVSMDFKGNSHSSIVDLSLTNVVDGNLIKVVAWYDNEWGYSNRLVEIVADVAVNI
- a CDS encoding RelA/SpoT family protein produces the protein MEKAELLRIAKPFYSAEDIKKLEEAIDFATEKHKGQMRKSGEEYITHPLKVASFLVEWGMDIDTIIAGVLHDVVEDTETPLDEIEEHFGKDIAFLVDGVTKVGKARAGMGNLETYLPQTKDNLSKLLIAVGQDVRVVIIKLADRLHNVQTLQYMSPEKQKKIAQETLDVFARIADRLGMGRVRMQMEEQAFLYLNPKEYKRLENEIRKRLGKSTRKLGKVREEVEKELKKAGVEFEISGRVKSVYSLYKKLKKTRGDIDRVYDLMALRIIVNSKDDCYRVLGVLHSIYKPMIERIKDYISMPKPNGYQSLHTTVITPSKLIAEFQIRTRDMHEFAERGLAASFHYHEQKSSKDYISGATSKRRSEVKGNGGLSNELQWIVQLQDVAQRLRDGEEINPEQLQIDIFGDRIFVYSPKGDIYNLPEGALPLDFAYMVHSDIGKYAYAFRVNEKIHAFDKPLEKGDVVEVLTRKSSEPKIDWLDLVKTSHARIKLRSQLRQRGDLEPIKNAEAIRARKSGEK